The Nicotiana tomentosiformis chromosome 2, ASM39032v3, whole genome shotgun sequence genome includes the window TTATCTCTTGTCTTCCTAAGATCTTCCTTCGTGTACCCTTTCTCTTGCCTTCTTTGCCTGCATAGTCCATTCCCCAAATTTTATAAGAAAAGAAACGAGGAAACTATGAAAAGACTTTCAGAAAAGTAAAAAGAGTGTAAACCTGTTTTTCCCAGTCTGTGAAACCTGTAACAATAGATAGAACGATCGATTGTATAGCACAACCAACCACTATTCCAATCCAAAGCCCCTTTGCTTTCAAATGTAGAACAAATCCCAACACCACTGCTAAAGGAATTGCTATCACATAAAATACCACTAGATTTATATATGCCCCAATATGCTGCCACCCACTTCCCCTTGCTATACCTGTTTTTTGTTAGAAAAGTAATCTTACTCCAAGTGCAATGCAAACTTCTTTTCAGAAAATATAATATCACGCGAGTTACCAGTTAATATGACATACACAAAAGATGGAAAGTTTTACACAGTTGATATCCATTCTTTTTACTTTTTGACATGGAATTAATTAACAGAGTGGCAAAGGGTTGATGTGGAGAGTGATGTGTTTGACATTCCAGTAATTTGTATTTTCTAAGAATTCATTACTATAATGATACAAAAAATAGCTTTATGACTTTACGGCTATAATAGGTAAAGTAAAATGAACTGCTAGATGCTATGGAACTAACCAGTGATGACTATCTGCAGGCTGTCTGTGACAATGGACAGGCAAAGAAAAGGAGTCATTGCAGCTATATAATCCACCACCTGCTTCTCATTGCTGAATGCTTTTCCCAACACATGCCTGCTCCCGAACAGACTTGTGTTGAACACTAATGTCTCTACGACTGTAAGAAACATTACTACCTGAACTGCCATTCGAGCCTTTTGAGGATTCCCAGCTCCCAATTCATTTGAAACACGAGtactataaaataaaattaagacaACAAGAGAACTGGAGTAAGATTATTTCGTATGAGTTTTCGCTACTGATGGACATATTTGATactaatagagtcaaaccttgcAGCAGCTCCAAAGCCATATGGTATACTGAAGTGTAATTGAGAAATTGTTATGCTGAGTGTGAACAAAATGAGATATTAGAaccatttttattaaaataacaCTCCCAAAGGAATAGGAATTGTGAATCATAATACGGTACCATATTGACATCACTGATGTCTCGAGCTTTGGATTTGGTAAAAGGCCTGATACCAAAGCAAGCACCTCAAATGACCACCATTTTAGGCTACAATAAGTTGAACCATAATGAAAAATAAGAGTCATTGAGAAAACAACAAACAAATAAATACTTCATCCAATTGATCATTCATTCAGGAAGACGAATATTTACCACACCATCACAGCAGAAGGGACAGCCAAACGGAAGAATTGTCTAATACAAAGGAAGGCTTCCATGGAGAAAGGCGCTCGAGTTTTCTCACAGGAGCTTGACAGTTTGACATAAGATGCAAGAAATAGCACATACAACCAAGAGGATATACTGAAGGCTATAGCAGCTCCTATGTTTCCTAGCTCCAACTTAAATATCAAAGCCCAGCTTATGGGCAAGTGGAAGCATAGAACAGCAAAGGAAGATAAAAGCATGGGAAGAATCAAACTTTGTGCCTGCAAGTATCTAGATAGTGGTTTAGAAATTGCACCACCAAAAATAGCAGGGATTACCCATAATGAATACTTGCGCGCTTCCACTGAGATTGAATGATCTTGTCCCGTCAATATAAGCAATTTGTCCATGAAGCACCACAACACACAGATTGGTATGCATACTAGAAACAGAGAAATTATAGCAGTGTAGGTATATGTACTGAGTTTATGGTATTGTTGAGCTCCGTATGCTTGTCCACATAGTGTTTCCATACCACCAACCAGCCCTGTCTGTTCCAAGTTCACAAACCTCAGTACATCAATTTGATTTTAAGAACATAAAAAAAGACTTTGGACCAATTCAACCTCAAAAGTTAGCTCGACAATATTCCATTCCTTCGGAAATCTTACACccaggggcggatttagggggGCGGAAGGGGTCCATCGCCTAAAAATTACACGGTATATATAAAGGCAAAATCTGTTTTTTACCActatatattaagttttgaacCCTTGACACAACCCAAG containing:
- the LOC104101229 gene encoding protein DETOXIFICATION 3-like isoform X2, which translates into the protein MVEELPQSLKEKKWQINWDAVSQELKKTSRFMAPMVAVTVFQYLLQVVSVMMVGHLGELALSSVAIATSLTNVTGFSLLTGLVGGMETLCGQAYGAQQYHKLSTYTYTAIISLFLVCIPICVLWCFMDKLLILTGQDHSISVEARKYSLWVIPAIFGGAISKPLSRYLQAQSLILPMLLSSFAVLCFHLPISWALIFKLELGNIGAAIAFSISSWLYVLFLASYVKLSSSCEKTRAPFSMEAFLCIRQFFRLAVPSAVMVCLKWWSFEVLALVSGLLPNPKLETSVMSICITISQLHFSIPYGFGAAASTRVSNELGAGNPQKARMAVQVVMFLTVVETLVFNTSLFGSRHVLGKAFSNEKQVVDYIAAMTPFLCLSIVTDSLQIVITGKEGKRKGTRRKILGRQEIKNYAFV
- the LOC104101229 gene encoding protein DETOXIFICATION 3-like isoform X1, producing MVEELPQSLKEKKWQINWDAVSQELKKTSRFMAPMVAVTVFQYLLQVVSVMMVGHLGELALSSVAIATSLTNVTGFSLLTGLVGGMETLCGQAYGAQQYHKLSTYTYTAIISLFLVCIPICVLWCFMDKLLILTGQDHSISVEARKYSLWVIPAIFGGAISKPLSRYLQAQSLILPMLLSSFAVLCFHLPISWALIFKLELGNIGAAIAFSISSWLYVLFLASYVKLSSSCEKTRAPFSMEAFLCIRQFFRLAVPSAVMVCLKWWSFEVLALVSGLLPNPKLETSVMSICITISQLHFSIPYGFGAAASTRVSNELGAGNPQKARMAVQVVMFLTVVETLVFNTSLFGSRHVLGKAFSNEKQVVDYIAAMTPFLCLSIVTDSLQIVITGIARGSGWQHIGAYINLVVFYVIAIPLAVVLGFVLHLKAKGLWIGIVVGCAIQSIVLSIVTGFTDWEKQAKKARERVHEGRS